A stretch of the Candidatus Hydrogenedentota bacterium genome encodes the following:
- a CDS encoding GAF domain-containing protein — protein sequence MSTPLQEGFPWLDGASHEDMRRAVGALYRVHSLLGAITDPDALLVRISEESRTVASAEAASVMLYDAETDELYFQVALGDSGDQDALKREVRLKMGQGIAGLAAQTRRAVSVPDVTKDPRFFSDADAASRFQTRSLLAVPMMDRDRLIGVLEVVNKVGGDAFSEMDEHVMAMFSNVAATAMVNARLIGQQIRNERLAAIGEAIAGLTHHIKNIITGLGSSTELIQMALDRENTEMALRTWPVLKRNVARMSCFVQDMLAFAKPRVPVRRPADLSALVRDAAQSVKDALTARNAALELDLEGVSGPVSVDEDGIFRCLLNLLQNAVEALPETGGRVSVTASVTPCGALEILVADNGPGVPPEIRKNLFQPFFSTKGGRGTGLGLATSEKIVKEHGGSLVLAPSVSGACFRMLVPDAAVKSEDRE from the coding sequence ATGAGCACACCCCTTCAAGAAGGTTTTCCCTGGCTGGACGGCGCCTCGCATGAGGACATGCGGCGCGCCGTGGGGGCCCTGTACCGCGTGCATTCCCTGCTGGGGGCCATCACGGACCCCGACGCCCTGCTGGTCCGCATCAGCGAGGAGAGCCGCACCGTGGCCTCGGCCGAGGCGGCCTCCGTCATGCTCTACGACGCGGAGACGGACGAGCTGTATTTCCAGGTGGCCCTGGGCGACAGCGGCGACCAGGACGCCCTCAAGCGCGAGGTGCGCCTGAAAATGGGCCAGGGCATCGCCGGGCTCGCCGCGCAGACCCGCCGCGCGGTCTCGGTGCCGGACGTCACCAAAGACCCCCGCTTCTTCAGCGACGCGGACGCGGCCTCGCGTTTCCAGACCCGCAGCCTGCTGGCCGTGCCCATGATGGACCGCGACCGGCTCATCGGCGTGCTGGAGGTGGTGAACAAGGTGGGCGGAGACGCGTTCTCCGAGATGGACGAGCATGTGATGGCCATGTTCTCCAACGTGGCGGCGACCGCCATGGTCAACGCGCGCCTCATCGGCCAGCAGATCCGCAACGAGCGTCTCGCCGCCATCGGCGAGGCCATCGCGGGCCTCACCCACCACATCAAGAACATCATCACCGGCCTGGGCAGCAGCACGGAGCTCATCCAGATGGCCCTGGACCGGGAAAACACGGAGATGGCCCTGCGCACCTGGCCCGTCCTCAAGCGGAATGTGGCGCGCATGTCCTGTTTCGTGCAGGACATGCTGGCCTTCGCCAAACCCCGCGTCCCCGTGCGGCGCCCCGCCGACCTGTCGGCCCTCGTCCGCGACGCCGCCCAGTCGGTCAAAGACGCCCTGACCGCGCGGAACGCCGCGCTGGAACTCGACCTGGAGGGGGTTTCCGGTCCGGTCTCCGTTGACGAGGACGGCATCTTCCGCTGCCTGCTGAACCTCCTTCAAAACGCCGTGGAGGCGCTGCCGGAGACGGGCGGGCGGGTGTCTGTCACCGCGTCCGTCACCCCGTGCGGCGCCCTGGAAATCCTGGTGGCGGACAACGGCCCGGGCGTGCCGCCGGAGATCCGGAAGAACCTCTTCCAGCCGTTTTTCTCGACCAAGGGCGGGCGGGGCACCGGACTCGGCCTCGCCACGTCCGAGAAGATCGTCAAGGAGCACGGGGGCAGCCTGGTGCTGGCCCCCTCCGTGTCCGGGGCATGCTTCCGCATGCTGGTCCCCGACGCCGCGGTCAAGAGCGAAGACAGGGAGTGA